A portion of the Streptomyces sp. NBC_01335 genome contains these proteins:
- a CDS encoding SsgA family sporulation/cell division regulator produces the protein MRNVVERELELKLVLSPERSIPVPARLTYRADDPYAVHIVFHVGSESPVHWTFARELLIEGVFRPCGHGDVRIWPTRVGHRDVICVALSSPDGNALLEVPSASVSAWLERTLTVVPPGTENDGPWGELLDQELAELLSPLPAEDLWLADPFGPDDAPQDSNEA, from the coding sequence ATGCGCAACGTCGTGGAACGTGAGCTGGAACTGAAGCTGGTCCTGTCGCCCGAGCGATCCATTCCCGTACCCGCCCGGTTGACGTACCGGGCGGACGACCCGTACGCCGTGCACATCGTCTTCCACGTCGGCTCGGAGTCCCCGGTGCACTGGACGTTCGCGCGGGAGTTGCTGATCGAGGGGGTGTTCCGGCCGTGCGGGCACGGGGACGTGCGGATCTGGCCGACGAGGGTCGGGCACCGCGACGTCATCTGTGTCGCGCTGAGCTCCCCGGACGGCAACGCCCTGCTGGAGGTTCCGTCCGCGTCGGTGTCGGCGTGGCTGGAGCGGACCCTCACCGTGGTCCCGCCGGGCACGGAGAACGACGGCCCCTGGGGGGAGTTGCTCGACCAGGAGCTCGCCGAGCTGCTCTCCCCGCTGCCCGCCGAGGACCTGTGGCTCGCCGACCCGTTCGGCCCGGACGACGCGCCCCAGGACTCCAACGAGGCGTGA
- a CDS encoding FAD-binding oxidoreductase, with translation MDHRDDLLERLRAGLPAEALLTDPDVTASYARDMASFCDAGSPLVVVLPRTVEQVQHVMRTAHALRVPVVPQGARTGLSGAANASEGCVVLSLVKMDRILEISAVDRIAVVEPGVVNATLSRAVGEHGLSYPPDPSSWEMCTIGGNIGTASGGLCCVKYGVTAEYVLGLDVVLADGRLLTTGRRTAKGVAGYDLTRLFVGSEGSLGIVVKAVLALRPKPPRQLVLAAEFPSAAAACDAVCRIMERGHAPSLLELMDRTTVRAVNAMAHMGLPESTEALLLCAFDTPDAPADLAAVGALCTEAGATGVVPADDVAESELLLQARRMSLTALETVKPATMIDDVCVPRSRLGAMIEGTAAVAEKYGLTIGVCAHAGDGNTHPVVCFDPADPDESRRARESFDEIMALGLELGGTITGEHGVGVLKKEWLARELGPVGIELQRGIKAAFDPLGILNPGKLF, from the coding sequence ATGGACCACCGGGACGATCTCCTCGAACGGCTTCGGGCGGGCCTGCCCGCCGAGGCCCTCCTCACCGACCCCGACGTCACCGCGTCGTACGCGCGCGACATGGCGAGCTTCTGCGACGCCGGATCGCCCCTGGTGGTCGTGCTCCCACGCACCGTCGAACAGGTCCAGCACGTCATGCGCACCGCGCACGCGCTGCGCGTACCGGTGGTGCCGCAGGGCGCCCGTACCGGCCTCTCCGGCGCCGCCAACGCCTCCGAGGGGTGCGTGGTGCTCTCCCTGGTGAAGATGGACCGGATCCTGGAGATCAGCGCGGTCGACCGGATCGCCGTCGTCGAACCGGGCGTCGTCAACGCCACCCTCTCCCGCGCCGTCGGCGAACACGGCCTCTCCTACCCGCCGGACCCCTCCAGCTGGGAGATGTGCACCATCGGCGGGAACATCGGCACCGCCTCCGGCGGCCTGTGCTGCGTCAAGTACGGCGTCACCGCCGAGTACGTACTCGGTCTCGACGTCGTCCTCGCCGACGGGCGCCTCCTCACCACCGGCCGCCGCACCGCCAAGGGCGTGGCCGGATACGACCTCACCCGGCTCTTCGTCGGCTCCGAGGGCAGCCTCGGCATCGTCGTCAAGGCCGTCCTCGCCCTCCGCCCCAAGCCGCCGCGCCAGCTCGTGCTCGCGGCGGAGTTCCCCTCCGCGGCGGCGGCCTGCGACGCCGTCTGCCGGATCATGGAGCGGGGACACGCCCCGTCACTCCTCGAACTGATGGACCGTACGACGGTCCGCGCGGTGAACGCGATGGCCCACATGGGCCTGCCCGAATCCACCGAGGCGCTCCTCCTCTGCGCCTTCGACACGCCCGACGCCCCCGCCGACCTCGCCGCCGTCGGCGCGCTCTGCACCGAGGCCGGAGCCACCGGAGTGGTCCCCGCCGACGACGTCGCCGAGTCCGAACTCCTGCTCCAGGCGCGCCGGATGTCGCTGACCGCGCTGGAGACCGTCAAGCCCGCCACGATGATCGACGACGTCTGCGTACCGCGCTCGCGGCTCGGCGCGATGATCGAGGGGACCGCCGCCGTCGCGGAGAAGTACGGACTCACCATCGGCGTCTGCGCCCACGCGGGCGACGGCAACACCCACCCCGTCGTCTGCTTCGACCCCGCCGACCCCGACGAGTCCCGCCGGGCCCGCGAGTCCTTCGACGAGATCATGGCGCTCGGCCTCGAACTGGGCGGCACCATCACCGGCGAACACGGCGTCGGCGTCCTCAAGAAGGAGTGGCTCGCCCGGGAACTCGGTCCGGTGGGGATCGAGTTGCAGCGCGGGATCAAGGCCGCCTTCGACCCGCTCGGCATCCTCAACCCGGGCAAGCTCTTCTGA
- a CDS encoding tetratricopeptide repeat protein, whose translation MDVMPQQDPDARTTPSASPHPHDGPGWEAPPEGGPPRDPADGGPPPEDAEVQPPPPTLRTSLRRAAVGAVAAGVLVAGALVAVPEDAPAPAAAPGAADRARSAATAGAPASLSDLTALIGDRQSWVRSHPADAPAWAALGSAYVEWARRSADFGYYPRAEQALKRSLAAEPGDRGNGAAWVGLAELADARHDFLAAKKWGETVRDRAPGTWTLYPALIDAYNGLGDYEAAGTATEKFAALRKGVPALGRTAELYRDRGWREDALATAQEAADRSVTPAQKAEALHRLGDLARERGEAGEALAQYDAALRIDRGHNASLAGRARALTALGRTDEALAEYQRVLQRLPRPEYALELAELYESLDLDGDAASQYATFLKMAGAAERNGVDETLPLARYESDHGDPEAAVARLRAAWEGQRRGSEVADALGWALHRAGSTEEGMEFALKAADSGLRSASYAYHLGVMEAESGDVGAARRHLAEALRTDPAFSPLDAPAARRALDGLGEPAEGGPQDLRPASAPAAAPDPAPDPAADPEPQGEAPAAPAPAAPPAPAPAPSAAQAAEPAGPAGPAGPAGPAGPAGSKQGAPAA comes from the coding sequence ATGGATGTCATGCCGCAGCAGGACCCGGATGCCCGCACGACGCCGTCCGCCTCTCCCCACCCGCACGACGGGCCTGGGTGGGAGGCGCCGCCCGAGGGCGGACCGCCCCGGGACCCGGCGGACGGGGGCCCGCCGCCCGAGGACGCCGAGGTGCAGCCCCCGCCCCCCACCCTGCGCACCTCGCTGCGGCGGGCCGCGGTCGGGGCGGTGGCCGCCGGGGTCCTGGTGGCGGGCGCGCTGGTGGCCGTACCGGAGGACGCCCCGGCCCCCGCCGCGGCGCCGGGGGCGGCGGACCGGGCCCGGTCGGCGGCGACCGCCGGGGCACCGGCCTCGCTCTCCGACCTGACGGCCCTGATCGGCGACCGGCAGAGCTGGGTACGGAGCCACCCGGCGGACGCCCCTGCCTGGGCGGCGCTCGGTTCGGCATACGTCGAATGGGCCCGGCGGTCCGCGGACTTCGGGTACTACCCGCGCGCCGAGCAGGCCCTGAAGCGCTCGCTGGCGGCCGAGCCGGGCGACCGCGGCAACGGCGCCGCCTGGGTGGGGCTGGCCGAACTCGCCGACGCCCGCCACGACTTCCTGGCGGCGAAGAAGTGGGGCGAGACGGTACGGGACCGCGCGCCCGGCACGTGGACGCTGTACCCGGCGCTGATCGACGCGTACAACGGGCTCGGCGACTACGAGGCGGCCGGCACGGCCACCGAGAAGTTCGCCGCCCTGCGCAAGGGCGTTCCCGCCCTGGGTCGTACCGCCGAGCTGTACCGCGACCGGGGCTGGCGCGAGGACGCGCTCGCCACCGCGCAGGAGGCCGCCGACCGCTCCGTCACCCCCGCGCAGAAGGCGGAGGCCCTGCACCGCCTCGGCGACCTGGCCCGCGAGCGCGGCGAGGCCGGGGAGGCACTCGCGCAGTACGACGCGGCGCTCCGCATCGACCGGGGCCACAACGCCTCGCTCGCCGGACGGGCCCGCGCACTGACCGCTCTGGGCCGCACCGACGAGGCGCTCGCGGAGTACCAGCGGGTGCTCCAGCGCCTCCCGCGCCCCGAGTACGCCCTCGAACTCGCCGAACTGTACGAGTCGTTGGACCTCGACGGGGACGCCGCCAGCCAGTACGCGACGTTCCTGAAGATGGCCGGGGCGGCGGAGCGGAACGGGGTGGACGAGACGCTGCCGCTGGCCCGCTACGAGAGCGACCACGGCGACCCGGAGGCGGCCGTGGCGCGGCTGCGCGCCGCGTGGGAGGGGCAGCGGCGCGGATCGGAGGTCGCGGACGCGCTCGGCTGGGCGCTGCACCGGGCGGGCAGCACGGAGGAGGGCATGGAGTTCGCCCTCAAGGCGGCCGACAGCGGGCTCCGCAGCGCCTCGTACGCGTACCACCTGGGCGTGATGGAGGCCGAGTCGGGCGATGTCGGGGCCGCCCGCCGCCATCTGGCGGAGGCCCTGCGCACCGACCCGGCGTTCTCGCCGCTGGACGCCCCGGCGGCCCGGCGGGCGCTGGACGGACTGGGCGAGCCGGCCGAGGGCGGCCCTCAGGACCTGCGGCCGGCCTCCGCCCCGGCCGCCGCCCCGGACCCGGCCCCTGATCCGGCGGCGGACCCCGAGCCGCAGGGCGAAGCACCGGCGGCTCCCGCACCCGCCGCACCCCCGGCTCCGGCGCCCGCGCCGTCCGCCGCACAGGCCGCCGAACCTGCCGGGCCTGCCGGGCCTGCCGGGCCTGCCGGGCCTGCCGGGCCTGCCGGGTCGAAGCAGGGCGCCCCGGCCGCCTGA
- a CDS encoding DUF4097 family beta strand repeat-containing protein, whose amino-acid sequence MNATSSRRARRLAPLLVVLPLLAACDGHDGDFRTRPDAVTAPDLGGDARLVITTENGVRLRPADGKHAVTDPQVQARWSHRGDTWVLDLTCRDVDADGDGDGRDGEGDDRGGDGDRGGACPRMPVIDVPAVASVTVTARNAGIDVAGVAAPLDLTTVNGDVTVVRSGRDGATVRLTTRNGSVRAEDLRSGRLNAGTVNGDVTLAGATAPSPLTAATTNGSLRVSLPHTAPAYRVAATTRNGTTSVTLPTTADASGPTLTLTTVNGDAIATRD is encoded by the coding sequence ATGAACGCCACTTCCTCCCGGCGGGCACGCCGCCTGGCCCCCCTGCTGGTGGTCCTTCCGCTCCTCGCCGCGTGCGACGGGCACGACGGGGACTTCCGTACGCGCCCCGACGCCGTGACGGCCCCGGACCTCGGCGGGGACGCACGGCTCGTGATCACCACGGAGAACGGGGTGCGGCTGCGCCCGGCCGACGGGAAACACGCCGTCACCGACCCTCAGGTGCAGGCCCGTTGGTCGCACCGGGGTGACACCTGGGTGCTCGACCTGACCTGCCGCGACGTCGACGCCGACGGAGACGGGGACGGCCGGGACGGTGAGGGTGACGACCGGGGCGGCGACGGCGACCGGGGCGGGGCGTGCCCCCGGATGCCCGTGATCGACGTGCCCGCCGTCGCCTCCGTCACCGTCACCGCCCGGAACGCGGGCATCGACGTGGCCGGGGTCGCCGCGCCGCTGGACCTCACCACCGTCAACGGGGACGTGACCGTCGTACGGTCCGGGCGGGACGGCGCCACCGTCCGGCTCACCACCCGCAACGGCTCCGTACGCGCCGAGGACCTGCGCTCCGGCCGCCTGAACGCCGGGACGGTCAACGGGGACGTGACCCTCGCCGGCGCCACCGCGCCGTCCCCGCTCACCGCCGCCACCACCAACGGCTCGCTCCGGGTGTCGCTGCCGCACACCGCCCCCGCCTACCGCGTTGCCGCCACCACGCGCAACGGCACCACCTCGGTGACCCTGCCCACCACCGCCGACGCGAGCGGCCCCACCCTGACGCTCACCACCGTCAACGGCGACGCCATCGCCACCCGCGACTGA
- the hppD gene encoding 4-hydroxyphenylpyruvate dioxygenase, whose protein sequence is MTETLHTTPDTARQADPFPVKGMDAVVFAVGNAKQAAHYYSTAFGMKLVAYSGPENGSRETASYVLTNGSARFVLTSVVKASTDWGTFLEEHVAAHGDGVIDLAIEVPDARAAYAYAVEHGARGITEPHELKDEHGTVVLAAIATYGTTRHTLVERGGYDGPYLPGFAAAEPIVQPPAKRTFQAVDHCVGNVELGRMNEWVNFYNQVMGFTNMKEFVGDDIATEYSALMSKVVADGTLKVKFPINEPAVAKKKSQIDEYLEFYGSAGVQHIALATNDIVSSVRAMRAAGVQFLDTPDSYYDTLGEWAGETRVPVETLRELKILVDRDEDGYLLQIFTKPVQDKPTVFFEMIERHGSMGFGKGNFKALFEAIEREQERRGNL, encoded by the coding sequence ATGACAGAGACTCTGCACACCACGCCCGACACCGCCCGGCAGGCCGACCCCTTCCCGGTGAAGGGAATGGACGCGGTCGTCTTCGCCGTGGGCAACGCCAAGCAGGCCGCGCACTACTACTCGACGGCCTTCGGCATGAAGCTGGTCGCCTACTCCGGACCGGAGAACGGCAGCCGCGAGACCGCGAGTTACGTCCTGACCAACGGTTCCGCCCGCTTCGTCCTCACCTCCGTCGTCAAGGCGTCCACCGACTGGGGCACCTTCCTGGAGGAGCACGTCGCGGCCCACGGCGACGGCGTGATCGACCTCGCCATCGAGGTCCCCGACGCCCGCGCCGCGTACGCGTACGCCGTCGAGCACGGCGCGCGCGGCATCACCGAGCCGCACGAGCTCAAGGACGAGCACGGCACGGTCGTCCTCGCCGCCATCGCCACGTACGGCACCACCCGCCACACCCTCGTCGAGCGCGGCGGCTACGACGGCCCCTACCTCCCGGGCTTCGCCGCCGCCGAGCCGATCGTCCAGCCCCCGGCGAAGCGCACCTTCCAGGCCGTCGACCACTGCGTCGGCAACGTCGAACTCGGCCGGATGAACGAGTGGGTGAACTTCTACAACCAGGTCATGGGCTTCACCAACATGAAGGAGTTCGTCGGCGACGACATCGCCACCGAGTACTCCGCCCTGATGTCGAAGGTCGTCGCGGACGGCACCCTGAAGGTCAAGTTCCCGATCAACGAACCGGCCGTCGCGAAGAAGAAGTCGCAGATCGACGAGTACCTGGAGTTCTACGGCAGCGCCGGTGTCCAGCACATCGCGCTCGCCACCAACGACATCGTCTCCTCCGTCCGCGCGATGCGCGCCGCCGGCGTGCAGTTCCTCGACACCCCCGACTCGTACTACGACACCCTCGGCGAATGGGCCGGCGAGACCCGCGTCCCGGTCGAGACGCTGCGCGAACTGAAGATCCTGGTCGACCGCGACGAGGACGGCTACCTGCTCCAGATCTTCACCAAGCCGGTCCAGGACAAGCCGACCGTCTTCTTCGAGATGATCGAGCGGCACGGTTCGATGGGCTTCGGCAAGGGCAACTTCAAGGCCCTCTTCGAGGCGATCGAGCGCGAGCAGGAGCGACGCGGAAACCTCTGA
- a CDS encoding Lrp/AsnC family transcriptional regulator produces MGIDRLDGELIVLLAREPRIGVLEASRRLGVARGTVQARLDRLQSNGVIRGFGPEVDPAALGYPVTAFATLEIKQGQGTDVRAHLMGVPEVLELHTTTGHGDMLCRLVARSNADLQRVIDRVVGFDGIVRASTAIVMENPVPLRVIPLVEQAARDTD; encoded by the coding sequence GTGGGAATCGACCGACTGGACGGGGAACTGATCGTGCTGCTGGCCCGGGAGCCCCGGATCGGGGTGCTGGAGGCGTCCCGGCGGCTGGGGGTGGCGCGCGGGACGGTGCAGGCGCGCCTCGACCGCCTTCAGTCGAATGGAGTCATCCGGGGGTTCGGGCCCGAGGTGGATCCGGCGGCGCTCGGGTACCCGGTCACCGCCTTCGCGACGCTGGAGATCAAACAGGGTCAAGGCACCGATGTGCGGGCCCACTTGATGGGCGTACCGGAGGTGCTGGAGCTGCACACGACGACCGGGCACGGGGACATGCTGTGCCGGCTCGTGGCGCGGTCGAACGCCGATCTTCAGCGCGTCATCGACCGGGTTGTCGGTTTTGATGGCATCGTCCGGGCCTCCACGGCGATCGTCATGGAGAACCCCGTCCCGCTGCGCGTCATCCCGCTCGTGGAGCAGGCCGCGAGGGACACCGACTGA
- a CDS encoding ABC transporter permease: protein MSFWEYVTTRHQQLLTDAFQHVSAVFQCMVIATVLGVVIGVVSYRSGWGGSFAITSTATILTIPSLAAIGLLIPLVGLGVAPTVITLTMYGLLPIVRNSIVGLRGVDPSLVDAAKGIGMSRIARLCRVELPLAWPPILTGIRVATQMLMGIAAIAAYASGPGLGNEIFRGIASLGSANAINQVLAGTLGIVILALLFDAAYVLLGRLTIPRGIRV from the coding sequence TTGAGCTTCTGGGAGTACGTGACGACCCGGCACCAGCAACTGCTCACCGACGCCTTCCAGCACGTCAGCGCCGTCTTCCAGTGCATGGTCATCGCGACGGTGCTGGGGGTGGTGATCGGGGTGGTCAGCTACCGCAGCGGCTGGGGCGGTTCGTTCGCCATCACGTCGACGGCGACGATCCTGACCATCCCCTCGCTGGCGGCGATCGGTCTGCTGATCCCGCTGGTCGGGCTGGGTGTGGCGCCGACCGTGATCACCCTGACGATGTACGGGCTGCTGCCCATCGTGCGTAACTCCATCGTGGGGCTGCGCGGGGTGGACCCGTCGCTGGTGGACGCGGCGAAGGGCATCGGGATGTCGCGGATCGCGCGGCTGTGCCGGGTGGAGCTGCCGCTCGCCTGGCCGCCGATCCTCACCGGTATCCGGGTCGCCACGCAGATGCTGATGGGCATCGCCGCGATCGCCGCGTACGCCTCGGGGCCCGGGCTCGGCAACGAGATCTTCCGGGGCATCGCCTCGCTGGGCAGCGCCAACGCGATCAACCAGGTCCTCGCCGGCACGCTCGGCATCGTCATCCTCGCGCTTCTCTTCGACGCCGCGTACGTGCTGCTCGGGCGGCTGACCATTCCCAGGGGGATCCGTGTCTGA
- a CDS encoding betaine/proline/choline family ABC transporter ATP-binding protein (Members of the family are the ATP-binding subunit of ABC transporters for substrates such as betaine, L-proline or other amino acids, choline, carnitine, etc. The substrate specificity is best determined from the substrate-binding subunit, rather than this subunit, as it interacts with the permease subunit and not with substrate directly.), translating into MSETAADATAEPEAAAETSGATIQLENLTKLYPGNPNPAVENVSMDIRAGETVIFVGPSGCGKSTTLKMINRLIEPTSGRIRIGDEDVTDMDPVKLRRKIGYAIQSSGLFPHMTVADNIALVPKMVGWSKRKVKDRVEEMLDLVGLDPREFHGRYPRQLSGGQQQRVGVARALAADPPVLLMDEPFGAVDPITRDHLQDELIRLQHELHKTIVFVTHDFDEAIKLGDRIAVLRERSHIAQFDTPEAILTNPTDDFVSGFVGAGAALKRLNLTRVRDVVVADFPTVTVDDPLQDIFNKLRSGPHNELLMLDRKNRPYKWLRRGDLMRARGSLARAGQLVHDTVTRDATLHDALEAVLTDSGGRAAVTGRRGEFVGVVDMSTLMDNVQELLEADRLTAMEHQHQLEELRSHQTEQELEGGGGA; encoded by the coding sequence GTGTCTGAGACCGCTGCCGACGCCACCGCCGAGCCGGAGGCGGCGGCCGAGACCTCCGGGGCGACGATCCAGCTGGAGAACCTCACCAAGCTGTACCCGGGCAACCCGAACCCGGCCGTGGAGAACGTCTCCATGGACATCAGGGCGGGCGAGACGGTGATCTTCGTGGGCCCGTCCGGTTGCGGCAAGTCGACCACGCTGAAGATGATCAACCGGCTGATCGAGCCGACGTCCGGCCGGATCAGGATCGGCGACGAGGACGTCACCGACATGGACCCGGTGAAGCTGCGCCGGAAGATCGGGTACGCGATCCAGTCCTCGGGGCTCTTCCCGCACATGACGGTCGCCGACAACATCGCCCTCGTACCGAAGATGGTGGGCTGGTCGAAGCGGAAGGTGAAGGACCGGGTCGAGGAGATGCTCGACCTGGTCGGGCTCGACCCCCGGGAGTTCCACGGCCGCTACCCGCGCCAGCTCTCCGGCGGCCAGCAGCAGCGTGTGGGCGTGGCGCGGGCGCTCGCCGCCGACCCGCCGGTGCTGCTGATGGACGAGCCGTTCGGTGCCGTCGACCCGATCACCCGCGACCACCTCCAGGACGAGCTGATCCGGCTCCAGCACGAGCTGCACAAGACGATCGTGTTCGTCACCCACGACTTCGACGAGGCGATCAAGCTCGGCGACCGGATCGCGGTGCTGCGGGAGCGTTCGCACATCGCGCAGTTCGACACCCCGGAGGCGATCCTCACCAACCCGACCGACGACTTCGTCTCCGGGTTCGTCGGGGCGGGCGCGGCGCTGAAGCGGCTCAACCTCACCAGGGTCCGGGACGTGGTCGTCGCCGACTTCCCGACGGTGACGGTGGACGACCCGCTCCAGGACATCTTCAACAAGCTGCGCAGCGGCCCGCACAACGAGCTGCTGATGCTGGACCGCAAGAACCGCCCCTACAAGTGGCTGCGGCGCGGCGACCTGATGCGGGCACGCGGCTCGCTCGCGCGGGCGGGACAGCTGGTGCACGACACGGTGACCCGGGACGCGACGCTGCACGACGCGCTGGAGGCGGTGCTCACCGACAGCGGCGGGCGGGCCGCGGTGACGGGGCGGCGCGGGGAGTTCGTCGGGGTGGTGGACATGAGCACCCTGATGGACAACGTGCAGGAGCTGCTGGAGGCGGACCGGCTCACGGCGATGGAGCACCAGCACCAGCTGGAGGAGCTGCGCAGCCATCAGACGGAGCAGGAGCTGGAGGGGGGTGGCGGCGCATGA
- a CDS encoding ABC transporter permease encodes MSPSSRQDRDSSGRDRTPDRPAGEHDVKGVAFRDEESEPPPPPARPPRRITWQKLVVLPLVLAAVLVATYFWINNVSLDSIAENSIAGDTVELRWWQHVRLTAISTFWVLIIAIPLGIALTRRGLSRSAPLFTAIANIGQATPAIGLLALLVIWLGIGPSTAITGMVIYAVLPVLSNTVAGLKSIDPTLVEAARGIGMSGTGTLAKVELPLAVPLILAGVRTALVLNVGTATLATFGGGGGLGDLITSGIQTQRMPVLVLGSVLTVVLALLVDWLASLVELVLTPRGLEAP; translated from the coding sequence ATGAGCCCCAGCAGCCGCCAGGACCGCGACTCGTCCGGCCGGGACAGGACGCCGGACCGGCCGGCGGGCGAGCACGACGTCAAGGGGGTGGCGTTCCGGGACGAGGAGAGCGAGCCGCCCCCTCCCCCGGCGCGTCCGCCGCGCCGGATCACCTGGCAGAAGCTGGTGGTGCTGCCGCTGGTGCTGGCCGCGGTGCTGGTGGCGACGTACTTCTGGATCAACAACGTCAGCCTGGACTCCATCGCGGAGAACTCGATCGCGGGCGACACGGTGGAACTGCGCTGGTGGCAGCATGTGCGGCTGACGGCGATCTCGACGTTCTGGGTGCTGATCATCGCGATTCCGCTGGGCATCGCGCTGACCCGCAGGGGCCTGTCGCGGTCCGCTCCCCTCTTCACCGCGATCGCCAACATCGGCCAGGCCACTCCGGCGATCGGCCTGCTGGCGCTGCTGGTGATCTGGCTGGGCATCGGCCCGTCGACGGCGATCACCGGCATGGTGATCTACGCGGTGCTGCCGGTGCTCTCCAACACGGTGGCCGGGCTCAAGTCGATCGACCCGACGCTGGTCGAGGCCGCGCGGGGCATCGGGATGTCGGGTACGGGCACGCTGGCGAAGGTGGAGCTGCCGCTCGCCGTCCCGCTGATCCTGGCGGGGGTGCGGACCGCCCTGGTGCTGAACGTGGGTACGGCCACGCTGGCCACGTTCGGCGGCGGTGGCGGGCTCGGCGACCTGATCACCTCGGGCATCCAGACGCAGCGCATGCCGGTGCTGGTGCTGGGGTCGGTGCTGACGGTGGTGCTGGCGCTGCTGGTGGACTGGCTGGCCTCGCTGGTGGAGCTGGTACTGACGCCGCGCGGACTGGAGGCACCGTGA
- a CDS encoding glycine betaine ABC transporter substrate-binding protein, with translation MLALALTGCGLKSGSPMADEVEPGSVGAGEPLKGASLTVTSKNFSENIILGQMIGLVFKAAGAEVLDRTNLPGSISAREAIVQGDADAMYEYTGTGWITYLGNAEPIDDPEEQWKAVRDADRRNGVTWLPQSTLNNTYALAISRKNNAKYKLKNLSDVAALAKKNPSAVTVCVENEFASRDDGLPGMEKAYGMSLPAANIRKMDAGIIYTQVSKSDSCLLGEVFTTDGRIKAMNLDVLADNKHFFPNYNAAPVIHTATFDKYPVIADLLDPVSAKLTTEVAQELNAKVDVEGADPHTVALEWLVEEGFIKEG, from the coding sequence CTGCTGGCGCTGGCGCTCACCGGGTGCGGGCTGAAGAGCGGGTCGCCGATGGCGGACGAGGTGGAGCCGGGTTCGGTGGGCGCGGGCGAGCCGCTCAAGGGCGCCTCGCTCACCGTCACCTCGAAGAACTTCAGCGAGAACATCATCCTCGGTCAGATGATCGGCCTGGTCTTCAAGGCGGCCGGCGCCGAGGTGCTGGACCGCACCAACCTCCCGGGCTCGATCAGCGCCCGCGAGGCCATCGTTCAGGGCGACGCGGACGCGATGTACGAGTACACCGGCACCGGCTGGATCACCTACCTCGGCAACGCGGAGCCGATCGACGACCCCGAGGAGCAGTGGAAGGCGGTACGCGACGCCGACCGGCGCAACGGGGTGACCTGGCTCCCCCAGTCGACCCTCAACAACACCTACGCGCTCGCCATCAGCCGGAAGAACAACGCGAAGTACAAGCTGAAGAACCTGTCGGACGTGGCGGCGCTGGCGAAGAAGAACCCGTCGGCGGTGACGGTCTGCGTGGAGAACGAGTTCGCCTCCCGCGACGACGGTCTGCCCGGGATGGAGAAGGCGTACGGGATGTCCCTGCCCGCCGCGAACATCCGCAAGATGGACGCCGGGATCATCTACACCCAGGTGTCCAAGTCCGACTCCTGCCTGCTGGGCGAGGTCTTCACGACCGACGGCCGGATCAAGGCGATGAATCTGGACGTGCTCGCGGACAACAAGCACTTCTTCCCGAACTACAACGCGGCGCCGGTCATCCACACCGCGACCTTCGACAAGTACCCGGTGATCGCCGACCTGCTGGACCCGGTGAGCGCGAAGCTGACGACCGAGGTCGCCCAGGAGCTCAACGCCAAGGTGGACGTGGAGGGCGCGGACCCGCACACGGTGGCGCTGGAGTGGCTGGTGGAGGAGGGGTTCATCAAGGAGGGGTGA